One genomic window of Solanum dulcamara chromosome 10, daSolDulc1.2, whole genome shotgun sequence includes the following:
- the LOC129905034 gene encoding probable beta-1,3-galactosyltransferase 2, whose product YNELEKQKRCCFSKFDHFTLYWLLLCWNALHSQSVAVPEAKGISRTTHIDDQKQKVVKSESKYIPADTSRTHHAVQTLDTTISNLEMELAAARALQDSITSGSPIAEDLKISEKRKYLMVIGINTAFSSRKRRDSVRATWMPQGDKLKKLEEEKGIVMRFVIGHSATSGGILDRAIEAEEKQHGDFLRLEHVEGYLELSAKTKSYFITAIALWDADFYVKVDDDVHVNIGTLAATLATHRSKQRVYIGCMKSGPVLAQKGVRYHEPEHWKFGEDGNRYFRHATGQLYAISKDLATYISINRHILHKYANEDVTLGSWFIGLDVEHIDDRKMCCGTPPDCEWKAQTGNICVASFDWSCSGICKSVERIKEVHQRCGENENALWSSVF is encoded by the exons TACAATGAATTGGAAAAGCAAAAGAGGTGTTGCTTCTCCAAATTTGACCATTTTACTCTATATTGGCTGCTTCTGTGCTGGAATGCTCTTCACTCACAG AGTGTGGCAGTACCTGAAGCTAAAGGCATATCGAGGACAACACATATTGATGATCAAAAG CAGAAGGTTGTAAAAAGTGAATCCAAGTATATTCCTGCGGATACTTCAAGGACGCATCATGCTGTACA AACCCTGGATACAACAATCTCGAATCTGGAGATGGAATTAGCTGCAGCAAGGGCGTTGCAGGATTCTATAACGAGTGGGTCTCCAATAGCCGAAGATCTAAAGATCTCTGaaaagagaaaatatctcatgGTCATAGGGATAAACACTGCCTTTAGTAGCCGAAAGAGAAGAGACTCAGTTCGTGCTACCTGGATGCCTCAAG GTGATAAGCTCAAGAAGCTTGAGGAGGAAAAGGGTATTGTGATGCGGTTTGTAATCGGACACAG TGCAACATCAGGTGGCATTCTTGATAGAGCAATTGAAGCAGAAGAGAAACAGCATGGAGATTTCTTGAGGCTG GAACATGTTGAGGGATACCTTGAATTATCGGCCAAGACAAAGAGCTATTTTATTACTGCTATTGCACTTTGGGATGCAGATTTCTATGTCAAAGTTGATGACGATGTACATGTAAATATAG GAACACTTGCAGCAACTCTAGCTACACATCGTTCAAAACAAAGGGTATATATTGGTTGCATGAAATCTGGTCCTGTCCTTGCGCAGAA GGGAGTGAGATATCATGAACCCGAGCATTGGAAATTTGGTGAGGACGGGAACAGGTATTTCCGACATGCAACAGGCCAGCTATATGCCATCTCAAAAGACTTGGCCACTTATATATCTATAAACCG GCATATTCTACATAAGTATGCTAACGAGGATGTTACATTGGGATCATGGTTCATTGGATTGGATGTGGAACATATAGATGACCGCAAAATGTGTTGTGGAACTCCACCGG ATTGCGAGTGGAAAGCTCAAACCGGCAACATCTGTGTTGCTTCCTTTGATTGGAGCTGCAGTGGTATTTGCAAGTCTGTAGAGAGGATTAAGGAGGTTCATCAACGATGTGGGGAAAACGAGAATGCTTTGTGGAGCTCTGTCTTCTGA